One window of Aerococcus tenax genomic DNA carries:
- a CDS encoding M1 family metallopeptidase produces the protein MTENQRLLDQFVPDHYDIFLDISRQDKRFSGTTTVKGQALGQDIVLNQKYLTTEKVTVDGELASFSQDDQAETLTIANDKKGQMAVEVTYHANLTDSMMGIYPSYYEVDGEEKQLVGTQFETTFARQAFPCVDEPAAKATFSLAIKFDEQEGESIVANQPEVKCEDGVHYFEETVRMSSYLIAFVFGDLQKKITRTKSGVEIGVFATKAHAAKELDFALDISKRSIEFFEEFYDTPYPLEHSYQVGLPDFSAGAMENWGLVTYREAYLLIDPDNASLPTKQLVATVIAHELAHQWFGNLVTMNWWDDLWLNESFANMMEYVAIDALEPEWKVWELFQTSDVPAALERDATDGVQSVHVMVNDPAEIDSIFDSAIVYAKGARLLVMVRSLLGDDDLRKGLKAYFEKHQYGNAKGQDLWDALSQASGLDIGAIMDSWLEQPGYPVVSAKLVDGDLVLSQEQFFIGQGEDQGRLWQIPLQANNDQVPEIMTESEVTISNFQKGDQALRLNVGNNSHFIVNYDEELLNDIIDELDQLTAIDQLQVLQDLNLLAKGGRLSYAKLIPLLEKLANAESAIVHEKIAAILSVLKNFARPNSDEEATIKQYIRSLYHGQVEKLGVEAWAGESLEAELSRPTILAASLYAEDKMVIEGLHELYLNSGGGENKENLPADRRALLLKNEVVNYGSDELYQNYLTAYQKSANPSLKADLRQALTASKDEAFLDQIVGHFQEANVIKPQDLRAWYRGVLANPVGEEKAWNWLRNNWDWLEAKVGGDMEFATYITVTAAIFNTQERLAEFKDFFEEKVDVPGLGREIRMDIKVIEGRVTFIEKEKDAVLSSIKAANNK, from the coding sequence ATGACAGAAAATCAACGTCTACTCGACCAGTTTGTGCCTGACCACTATGATATCTTCTTGGACATTAGCCGCCAAGATAAGCGTTTTAGTGGGACTACCACCGTCAAGGGCCAAGCACTGGGTCAAGACATTGTTTTAAACCAAAAATATTTAACCACGGAAAAAGTCACTGTGGATGGCGAATTAGCTTCTTTCTCACAAGATGACCAAGCGGAAACCTTAACCATTGCTAACGATAAGAAAGGTCAAATGGCAGTAGAAGTCACTTACCACGCTAACCTGACCGACTCCATGATGGGGATTTACCCTTCTTATTATGAAGTGGACGGCGAAGAAAAGCAGTTGGTCGGCACGCAGTTTGAGACTACGTTTGCTCGCCAAGCCTTTCCTTGTGTGGATGAACCTGCTGCTAAGGCCACTTTCTCCTTAGCCATTAAATTTGATGAACAAGAAGGCGAAAGCATTGTCGCCAACCAACCTGAGGTCAAATGCGAAGACGGCGTTCACTACTTCGAAGAAACCGTGCGTATGTCTAGCTACCTAATCGCCTTTGTCTTTGGCGACTTACAAAAGAAGATCACCCGTACCAAGTCTGGGGTTGAAATCGGCGTCTTTGCGACCAAGGCTCACGCGGCTAAGGAACTTGACTTTGCCTTAGATATCAGTAAACGCTCGATCGAATTCTTCGAAGAATTCTACGACACTCCCTACCCGCTGGAACATTCCTACCAAGTGGGTCTTCCTGACTTTTCCGCTGGAGCCATGGAAAACTGGGGGCTAGTGACTTACCGGGAAGCTTATCTTTTAATCGATCCAGATAACGCCTCCCTACCAACCAAACAATTAGTAGCTACCGTGATCGCCCACGAACTCGCCCACCAATGGTTCGGTAACTTAGTCACCATGAACTGGTGGGACGACTTATGGTTGAATGAATCCTTTGCCAATATGATGGAATATGTGGCTATCGATGCCCTTGAACCAGAGTGGAAGGTCTGGGAACTCTTCCAAACCTCCGATGTACCTGCCGCTTTGGAACGTGATGCAACGGATGGCGTCCAATCAGTCCATGTCATGGTGAACGACCCCGCCGAAATCGACTCCATCTTCGACTCCGCCATTGTCTATGCTAAAGGCGCACGTCTTTTAGTGATGGTGCGTTCCTTATTAGGTGACGACGACCTCCGTAAAGGGCTAAAAGCTTACTTTGAAAAACACCAATACGGCAACGCCAAAGGTCAAGACCTCTGGGACGCCCTATCTCAAGCTTCCGGCTTAGATATTGGGGCCATCATGGATTCTTGGTTAGAACAACCTGGCTATCCAGTGGTATCGGCTAAGTTAGTGGATGGTGACCTAGTCTTAAGCCAAGAACAATTCTTTATTGGCCAAGGCGAAGACCAAGGACGCCTCTGGCAAATTCCACTCCAAGCCAACAATGACCAAGTGCCAGAAATCATGACTGAGTCTGAAGTCACGATTTCAAACTTCCAAAAAGGCGACCAAGCCTTAAGACTCAATGTCGGGAATAACTCTCACTTCATCGTTAACTATGATGAAGAACTCTTAAACGACATTATTGATGAATTGGACCAATTAACCGCCATCGACCAACTCCAAGTCTTACAAGACTTGAACCTCTTAGCCAAGGGTGGTCGCTTATCCTACGCTAAGCTGATTCCTTTACTGGAAAAATTAGCGAATGCTGAATCTGCCATCGTTCATGAAAAGATTGCTGCAATCTTATCGGTATTGAAAAACTTTGCCCGTCCAAATAGTGACGAAGAAGCAACTATTAAGCAATATATCCGCTCACTCTACCATGGCCAAGTCGAAAAGCTAGGCGTAGAAGCTTGGGCAGGTGAAAGTCTGGAAGCCGAACTCAGTCGGCCAACGATTTTGGCTGCCTCTCTCTATGCTGAAGACAAGATGGTCATTGAGGGCCTCCACGAACTTTACTTAAACTCTGGTGGTGGAGAAAACAAGGAAAATCTCCCTGCTGACCGCCGCGCCCTGCTCTTGAAGAATGAAGTGGTTAACTATGGTAGTGATGAACTTTACCAAAACTACCTCACTGCCTACCAAAAATCAGCCAACCCAAGTCTAAAAGCTGACCTCCGTCAAGCCCTGACTGCTTCTAAGGATGAAGCCTTCTTAGATCAAATTGTGGGGCACTTCCAAGAAGCTAATGTGATTAAGCCACAAGACTTACGAGCTTGGTACCGTGGAGTTCTCGCTAACCCAGTTGGGGAAGAAAAAGCTTGGAACTGGCTACGTAATAATTGGGACTGGCTAGAAGCCAAAGTCGGCGGCGATATGGAATTTGCGACCTATATCACGGTCACCGCAGCTATCTTTAATACCCAAGAACGTCTAGCAGAATTCAAAGACTTCTTCGAAGAAAAAGTCGATGTGCCTGGACTAGGCCGGGAAATCCGCATGGACATCAAGGTCATCGAAGGCCGGGTAACTTTTATTGAAAAAGAAAAGGATGCTGTCTTAAGCTCTATCAAAGCAGCAAATAATAAATAA
- a CDS encoding Spx/MgsR family RNA polymerase-binding regulatory protein — protein sequence MISLYGLKQCSTSRRVEKVFNEAEIDYQFYDIREQVPSKEDIKRALENTDRPKQVFNTSGSAYREMGLKDKIDDLSQEEIVDLLASDGMLIKRPLVTDKEVATTGAKEDTVAYWIEKEGK from the coding sequence TTGATCAGTTTATATGGCCTTAAGCAATGTTCTACCTCGCGACGAGTGGAAAAAGTCTTTAACGAGGCCGAGATTGACTATCAGTTTTACGATATTCGTGAACAAGTGCCTAGTAAGGAAGATATTAAACGGGCCCTAGAAAACACTGACCGACCCAAGCAAGTCTTTAACACGTCGGGGTCGGCTTACCGAGAAATGGGCTTAAAGGATAAAATTGATGATTTATCCCAGGAAGAAATTGTTGACTTATTAGCGAGTGATGGGATGTTAATTAAACGTCCCTTAGTGACAGATAAGGAAGTAGCCACTACAGGGGCTAAGGAAGATACTGTGGCTTACTGGATAGAAAAAGAGGGGAAGTAA
- a CDS encoding DUF6442 family protein: MKKEEKERILAKYRSNNQDEYQQHLIKKADDYGFAAMCVVAIILMAIKAINGQSIADIEVLLFTFISVNFYKRYKISQEKSALILFIFTSVLNIAFFIRFINSSFGAA, encoded by the coding sequence ATGAAGAAAGAAGAAAAAGAACGGATTTTAGCTAAATATCGCTCAAACAATCAGGATGAATATCAGCAACACCTGATTAAGAAAGCTGATGACTATGGCTTTGCGGCCATGTGCGTGGTGGCAATTATTTTGATGGCGATAAAAGCCATTAATGGGCAAAGTATTGCTGATATTGAAGTCCTGTTATTTACCTTTATATCCGTGAATTTCTATAAACGCTATAAGATCAGTCAAGAAAAATCTGCCTTAATCCTTTTTATCTTTACTTCGGTATTGAATATTGCCTTTTTCATTCGATTTATAAATAGTAGTTTTGGGGCAGCCTAA
- a CDS encoding YihY/virulence factor BrkB family protein yields the protein MKKIKEVLVPIASQSVQDASIGSSAAELAYYALLAIFPMLLLVANIIPLLPFDSAQAVEWITAILPNEIEPLLIPTLESYLDSTSAGSLSINTILVIWSSSAGFSALQRVLNRVYGNPNHKNAVITRIASFLIAFLLVLTVGVFSLFFVFGETLLRVINNFVPLPLGFVELLLGLKWPVLLISVFILMLFIYIVVPNQPMTLKYALPGSMTAAVMVLLISSLFGVYVQFAGGSSVQNGTIGVFIALMLYLYLNGMALIVGALVNTIYYRYKHADTYFDQRIKYEVSLSPDFPHLNDKEIAYSPLKRASKAIQAEALQKND from the coding sequence GTGAAAAAAATCAAAGAAGTCTTAGTGCCGATCGCCAGTCAGAGCGTCCAGGATGCCAGTATTGGTAGTTCAGCAGCCGAACTGGCTTATTATGCCTTGTTGGCAATTTTCCCTATGCTACTTTTAGTGGCCAATATTATTCCTTTACTCCCTTTTGATTCAGCCCAGGCAGTGGAGTGGATTACTGCTATTCTCCCCAACGAAATTGAGCCTTTGCTGATTCCTACTTTGGAATCGTATTTGGATTCCACCAGTGCCGGGAGTCTTTCAATTAATACCATCTTAGTGATCTGGTCATCCTCGGCTGGTTTCTCCGCCTTGCAGCGGGTCTTGAACCGGGTCTATGGCAATCCCAACCACAAAAATGCGGTGATTACTCGGATTGCTTCTTTCTTGATCGCCTTTCTCTTAGTCTTGACTGTGGGAGTATTTTCTCTCTTTTTTGTCTTTGGTGAGACCCTTCTACGCGTTATTAACAATTTTGTTCCCTTACCTCTAGGTTTCGTGGAGTTGTTACTGGGCTTAAAATGGCCTGTCCTCTTGATTTCGGTCTTTATCTTGATGTTATTTATCTATATCGTCGTTCCTAACCAACCGATGACCTTGAAATACGCCTTACCCGGATCGATGACCGCTGCTGTAATGGTTCTCTTAATTTCCAGCTTGTTTGGCGTCTACGTCCAGTTTGCCGGAGGCTCTTCGGTTCAAAACGGGACCATTGGCGTTTTCATTGCCTTAATGCTTTACCTGTATTTAAATGGGATGGCTCTCATTGTGGGAGCCTTAGTCAATACCATTTATTATCGCTATAAACATGCGGATACCTATTTTGATCAACGCATTAAGTATGAGGTCAGTCTATCTCCAGATTTTCCTCATTTAAATGATAAGGAGATCGCTTATAGTCCCTTAAAACGGGCCTCCAAGGCGATTCAAGCGGAAGCTTTACAGAAGAATGACTAA
- a CDS encoding VanZ family protein produces MTLKQIRNLAFMALIFLLVLTFPSSSTSYQDQSLIPLLKSALANHPGESLFSGLSFTYAGEEISIHARGYYAFIEFFIRKGAHFVLFGSLASLAYLSLLIDVKSLPVRVTLATLLTFGYAAFDELRQIFTPNRTGLLADVYLDTCGALCFILLTVLVFGWLRKRGWIKETPLPKT; encoded by the coding sequence GTGACCTTAAAACAAATTCGAAACCTTGCCTTTATGGCTTTAATTTTTTTACTCGTCTTGACCTTTCCTAGTTCATCTACCTCTTACCAAGACCAGAGTCTGATCCCGCTTTTGAAGTCGGCCCTAGCCAATCACCCAGGGGAAAGCTTATTTAGTGGTCTTTCTTTTACCTATGCCGGAGAGGAAATTTCCATCCACGCCCGGGGCTATTATGCTTTTATTGAGTTTTTTATCCGCAAGGGGGCTCACTTTGTCCTCTTTGGTAGTCTGGCTAGTCTCGCCTACCTCTCCTTATTAATCGATGTCAAAAGCTTGCCAGTCCGCGTTACTTTGGCAACTTTGTTGACTTTTGGCTATGCGGCTTTTGATGAATTACGGCAGATATTTACTCCCAACCGGACCGGACTCCTGGCTGATGTCTATCTGGATACTTGTGGGGCGCTGTGCTTTATTTTGTTAACCGTTTTAGTCTTTGGCTGGTTGAGAAAAAGAGGTTGGATTAAAGAAACTCCACTTCCTAAGACCTGA
- a CDS encoding glycine cleavage system protein H has translation MEKVYTDNGLWLTQTADKQVIIGLSKAGQEEFGDISFINYLVDQDLVAGEAFVSIEAEKAVTDILAPLSGKVVGKNEKAEGTPTDLNSDKDNLNWLVAVEPSSAFDPTAFKSEETK, from the coding sequence ATGGAAAAAGTATACACTGATAATGGTTTATGGTTAACTCAAACAGCAGATAAACAAGTGATCATTGGCCTATCTAAGGCTGGCCAAGAAGAATTTGGTGACATTTCCTTTATTAATTATTTAGTTGACCAAGACTTGGTAGCTGGGGAAGCCTTCGTTTCTATTGAAGCGGAAAAGGCGGTAACCGATATCTTAGCACCTTTGTCTGGTAAAGTCGTCGGTAAAAATGAAAAGGCTGAAGGCACCCCCACTGATCTCAATTCAGATAAGGATAATTTAAATTGGTTAGTGGCTGTAGAACCGAGTTCAGCCTTTGATCCAACTGCCTTTAAGTCAGAAGAGACTAAGTAA
- a CDS encoding gamma-glutamyl-gamma-aminobutyrate hydrolase family protein: MRIDKVIGITGNDTLNDREWDEFSRDYTPHGYVDGVSRSGNLPIIIPIHSDLRRAEDYIQRIDGLIFTGGQDVHPLMYGEDPAPRLNDIYPKRDYWERALFEAALKYQVPILAVCRGFQLINILLGGTVYQDLSYYPVKDRPAIQHVQKHSRMIYPHHSVTIKEGSEMYRLLGNKDKAQVNSYHHQAIRDLAPKLEATAWAADGVIESYQFGDDNEKHPLLGVQWHPEIMIQNNEEMMPIFEWFSYF, from the coding sequence ATGCGCATTGATAAAGTGATCGGAATCACGGGAAATGACACCCTCAATGACCGGGAATGGGATGAATTTTCCCGGGACTATACCCCCCACGGTTACGTCGACGGGGTCAGTCGGTCAGGAAACCTTCCCATCATCATTCCTATCCATAGCGACCTAAGACGCGCTGAAGACTATATCCAGCGAATTGACGGCTTGATATTTACCGGAGGTCAAGATGTTCACCCCTTGATGTACGGTGAAGATCCAGCTCCCCGCTTAAATGATATCTACCCGAAAAGAGACTACTGGGAAAGAGCCCTCTTTGAAGCGGCCCTCAAGTACCAAGTGCCCATCCTTGCCGTTTGTCGGGGCTTCCAACTGATTAACATTTTACTGGGAGGAACAGTTTACCAAGACCTTTCCTACTATCCCGTTAAGGACCGCCCAGCCATCCAGCACGTGCAAAAACATAGCCGGATGATTTACCCCCACCACTCAGTCACCATTAAAGAAGGTAGTGAAATGTACCGGCTCCTAGGTAACAAGGACAAGGCTCAAGTGAATTCCTACCACCACCAAGCCATCCGTGACCTCGCACCTAAATTAGAAGCCACTGCCTGGGCCGCTGATGGAGTCATTGAATCCTACCAATTTGGTGATGACAATGAAAAGCACCCCCTCTTAGGAGTCCAATGGCATCCAGAAATAATGATCCAAAATAACGAAGAAATGATGCCCATCTTTGAATGGTTCTCATACTTCTAA
- a CDS encoding FtsW/RodA/SpoVE family cell cycle protein → MARSRSQRLKKISQAKSINPTIIALLLALMAMSVAVIFATTYLQFGGGSLKPTLMQIFWYVVSFIAIAFVMQIDKKTFYRFVPVLYGFGIFLLILVLFFYDRQQYTLFGAKSWFTIGTLSFQPSEIMKFFYILMMSRLVSEYNQRTEALNYDALPVSKQLKWDFKFIGRMILWTAVPVVLILLQNDFGTTLVFMMIFSGMIFASGVNWRIILTIALIIGAIFAGLLFLVIYNRDLLYHLGFQDYQFARIDSWLAPFENTRRESYQLSQSIKAIGSGQWLGKGFGNFEVYVPVRESDMIFSTIGENFGFIGSSLLILLYFLLILTMIAIAYESYDSFYIAGTAGIVSMILFHIVENIGMSIGLLPLTGIPLPFISQGGSALLTNMLCMGFVLSIQYNQNRSEAEIQKHWLNRLLRKLSGGDRLDQFIWP, encoded by the coding sequence ATGGCACGTTCAAGAAGCCAACGTTTAAAAAAAATTAGCCAAGCAAAATCCATTAATCCCACCATTATCGCGCTTTTATTAGCACTGATGGCCATGAGTGTTGCGGTGATTTTCGCTACCACTTATTTACAATTTGGGGGCGGCTCATTAAAGCCCACTCTGATGCAAATCTTTTGGTATGTAGTCAGTTTTATTGCCATTGCCTTTGTCATGCAGATTGACAAGAAGACCTTTTATCGATTTGTTCCTGTCCTGTATGGTTTCGGGATCTTTCTCTTGATCTTGGTCCTGTTTTTCTATGACCGCCAACAATATACCTTGTTTGGGGCTAAATCCTGGTTCACCATCGGGACCTTGTCCTTCCAACCATCAGAGATTATGAAGTTCTTTTATATCTTAATGATGTCCCGTTTGGTCAGTGAATATAATCAAAGAACCGAAGCTTTGAATTATGACGCTTTGCCGGTTTCTAAGCAGTTAAAATGGGACTTTAAATTTATCGGCCGCATGATTTTATGGACTGCGGTGCCGGTGGTATTGATCCTCTTACAGAATGACTTTGGGACGACCCTGGTATTTATGATGATCTTTTCGGGTATGATTTTTGCGTCGGGGGTTAACTGGCGAATTATTCTGACCATTGCTTTAATTATTGGTGCTATCTTTGCTGGCTTACTCTTTTTGGTGATTTACAACCGTGACTTACTTTATCACTTAGGTTTTCAAGATTATCAATTTGCCCGGATTGATTCCTGGTTGGCTCCCTTTGAAAATACGCGGCGGGAGTCCTACCAATTGAGTCAAAGTATCAAGGCTATTGGTTCCGGTCAATGGCTGGGTAAGGGTTTTGGTAATTTTGAAGTTTATGTCCCCGTGAGAGAGTCCGACATGATTTTTTCCACGATTGGTGAAAATTTTGGCTTTATTGGCAGCAGTCTTTTGATCCTGCTTTATTTCTTATTGATCTTAACCATGATTGCCATTGCCTATGAATCCTACGATTCCTTCTATATAGCAGGTACTGCCGGGATCGTTTCTATGATCCTCTTCCATATTGTAGAAAATATTGGCATGTCCATTGGTCTCTTGCCTTTGACAGGGATTCCCTTACCCTTTATTTCGCAAGGGGGATCGGCCTTATTAACTAATATGCTCTGTATGGGCTTTGTCTTGTCCATCCAGTATAATCAAAACCGGAGTGAAGCAGAAATACAAAAACATTGGCTCAATCGCCTATTGCGCAAGTTAAGTGGAGGTGACCGTCTTGATCAGTTTATATGGCCTTAA
- a CDS encoding ribokinase, translated as MSKVIVVGSINIDMTMVTDRLPRIGETILGDTVNYFMGGKGANQAVAAARLDSDVRMVGSVGDDSFGDKALKHLKKEGVVTDHIKVEKNIFTGMAAIFSVQADNSIVVLPGANGLVEVGENFADLVEEGDIVLAQLEVPLTTVKQAFSIARKKGAKTILNPAPFDSGINEFIDLADIVTPNETEFAGMLDRDIDDSEIEAAMLEWSQAHDALLIVTRGSQGISYVREGQVLSIPTIEADVKDTTGAGDTMNGAFAALMAQGSPLEEALRLSSIAATLSTTKVGAQTAMPYPKDLENYRKA; from the coding sequence ATGAGTAAAGTAATTGTTGTTGGCAGCATTAATATCGATATGACCATGGTGACTGACCGCTTGCCTCGGATTGGCGAAACCATTCTTGGCGATACCGTGAACTATTTCATGGGCGGCAAGGGAGCTAATCAAGCCGTTGCTGCTGCTCGTTTAGACAGTGATGTGCGGATGGTGGGTAGCGTTGGTGATGACTCTTTTGGAGACAAAGCCCTCAAACACCTCAAAAAGGAAGGAGTAGTCACTGACCATATTAAGGTAGAGAAGAATATTTTCACTGGAATGGCAGCCATTTTTTCCGTTCAAGCGGACAATTCGATTGTGGTTTTGCCGGGCGCTAATGGCTTAGTTGAAGTTGGTGAGAATTTTGCTGATTTAGTTGAGGAAGGCGATATTGTCCTGGCCCAATTAGAAGTTCCCTTAACGACGGTCAAGCAGGCTTTTTCAATTGCACGGAAAAAAGGGGCAAAGACTATCTTAAATCCAGCACCTTTTGACTCAGGGATTAATGAGTTTATTGATCTGGCTGATATTGTCACGCCTAACGAAACCGAATTTGCCGGAATGTTGGACCGTGACATTGACGACTCGGAAATCGAGGCGGCCATGCTAGAGTGGAGCCAAGCTCACGATGCCTTGTTGATTGTTACCCGGGGCTCCCAAGGGATTTCCTATGTTCGTGAGGGCCAAGTGCTTTCGATTCCAACGATTGAAGCGGATGTTAAAGATACGACTGGGGCAGGGGACACCATGAATGGCGCCTTCGCTGCTTTAATGGCTCAAGGTAGTCCTCTGGAAGAGGCGCTCCGCCTGTCTTCAATTGCTGCAACCCTATCTACCACTAAGGTTGGTGCTCAAACCGCCATGCCTTATCCAAAAGACCTAGAGAACTACCGTAAGGCCTAA
- a CDS encoding helix-turn-helix transcriptional regulator has product MDKELILHNRLKAIRKEKGLSQQALADMIGVSRNSISSIETGQFNPTAKLALILCIALDCQFEDMFYFGDDLS; this is encoded by the coding sequence ATGGATAAAGAATTAATCTTGCACAACCGTCTCAAGGCAATCCGCAAAGAAAAAGGTTTGAGTCAGCAGGCCTTAGCCGACATGATCGGCGTCTCACGGAACTCGATTTCGTCAATTGAAACTGGGCAATTCAACCCCACCGCTAAACTAGCCCTCATTCTTTGTATCGCTTTAGATTGTCAATTTGAGGACATGTTTTATTTTGGAGATGATCTTTCTTAA
- a CDS encoding HAD family hydrolase, which translates to MTQAQIKLVISDIDGTILDSNHQVDDQLKDQIKALKKQGIPFVLASARSPRGMYGLARELELDQNPIATYNGALIVASDPEKLDQALVNHVIDPDEAGKLIDLLQSQFPTVSINPYAGAEWYANAKSAWTDEEAAITQDKPIIKDPQELLEEGIGINKFLLIDQPGQISRLEVYLKSLNFKHCDFYLSKDNYLEVTAKGVSKENALREIAERYQVSLEKCLAIGDNFNDIPMLQLAGLGIAMANAPEEVQAAADEITSSNDNHGVSQALSQWVL; encoded by the coding sequence ATGACACAAGCTCAGATTAAACTGGTAATCAGTGACATTGATGGAACCATTCTCGATTCTAACCACCAGGTCGATGACCAATTGAAGGACCAGATAAAAGCTCTTAAAAAGCAGGGGATTCCCTTTGTCTTAGCTTCTGCTCGCTCACCCAGAGGAATGTATGGCTTAGCCAGAGAATTAGAACTTGATCAGAATCCGATTGCTACTTATAATGGGGCCTTGATTGTAGCTAGCGATCCGGAAAAACTTGATCAAGCCTTGGTGAACCATGTGATCGATCCCGATGAAGCCGGAAAACTGATTGACCTCCTCCAAAGTCAATTTCCTACGGTTTCTATCAACCCCTATGCCGGAGCGGAATGGTATGCTAATGCTAAGAGCGCCTGGACGGATGAAGAAGCTGCCATTACCCAGGATAAACCGATTATTAAAGATCCTCAGGAATTACTTGAAGAGGGGATTGGGATTAATAAGTTTCTATTGATTGACCAGCCTGGCCAAATCAGTCGTTTAGAAGTTTATCTCAAGTCGCTTAACTTCAAGCATTGTGATTTCTACCTCTCTAAGGACAATTACTTAGAAGTGACGGCTAAGGGTGTCTCCAAGGAAAATGCCTTGCGAGAAATTGCTGAACGCTACCAAGTGTCCCTGGAAAAGTGTCTAGCTATTGGCGATAATTTTAACGATATTCCCATGCTTCAGTTAGCGGGGTTAGGGATAGCTATGGCTAACGCGCCTGAGGAAGTTCAAGCGGCGGCCGATGAAATCACTAGTTCAAACGATAACCATGGAGTGAGCCAAGCCCTCAGTCAATGGGTACTATAG
- a CDS encoding LURP-one-related/scramblase family protein — MRRLYIKQRIFKITDHYNIKDDQGQVCYRVDEDFKFFGHKVKVSDPQGQPLFEINRKLFKIFSEYQIKFVDGSQVTIKDRLSFFRRKVKISSPDYNLDLKGNFLDNNFALTLDGEKIGSINHKIFAIRDTFVLDVYDEDYEAVMVGLAIALDNMMDNEEAAD; from the coding sequence ATGCGCCGTTTATATATTAAACAGAGGATTTTTAAAATCACGGATCACTATAATATCAAAGACGACCAGGGCCAGGTCTGCTACCGGGTGGACGAAGACTTTAAGTTTTTTGGTCATAAAGTCAAAGTGTCTGATCCACAAGGTCAGCCGCTTTTTGAGATTAACCGGAAACTTTTCAAAATCTTTTCAGAGTACCAGATTAAATTTGTTGATGGCAGCCAAGTGACCATTAAAGACCGGCTGAGTTTCTTTAGAAGAAAGGTTAAAATTTCTAGTCCTGACTATAATTTGGACTTGAAGGGGAATTTCCTAGATAACAATTTTGCGCTTACCCTTGATGGTGAGAAGATTGGTTCAATTAACCATAAGATTTTTGCTATTCGGGATACCTTTGTTCTTGATGTCTATGATGAAGATTATGAAGCGGTGATGGTGGGACTGGCCATTGCCCTAGACAATATGATGGATAACGAAGAGGCTGCTGATTAA
- a CDS encoding DeoR/GlpR family DNA-binding transcription regulator, giving the protein MYQEERLRLIMKELKDKGRLTAKEMTSALGVSRDTVRRDFNLLEDQGLAHRTHGGLILPKQVPVIAPYQSRSKQSTQAKRALAKVAQKFLQKGGFYFFDVSTVVSQLAQISEAPMTIYSHSLDNALIFSEKAGIDFNLLGGKYYPKNRFFANLDTLKQLDRLYFDVAFIGAAGLKDGKISYDDQADSQLKEVVINNSHTIVLLAEAEKFQQSGHYQAGSLEEIDYLITSQAPEVIKKIDGLEVIETDRKEEDHDTSSD; this is encoded by the coding sequence ATGTACCAAGAGGAACGTTTAAGACTAATCATGAAGGAATTAAAAGATAAGGGGCGTTTAACGGCTAAGGAAATGACATCGGCTTTGGGTGTTTCTAGAGATACGGTTCGCCGGGATTTTAATTTACTGGAAGATCAAGGGCTTGCCCACCGTACACATGGGGGCTTAATCTTGCCTAAGCAAGTGCCAGTCATTGCTCCTTACCAGAGTCGCTCTAAGCAATCAACCCAAGCCAAACGGGCTCTTGCTAAAGTGGCACAAAAATTTCTCCAAAAAGGGGGCTTTTACTTTTTCGATGTTTCTACTGTGGTTAGCCAACTAGCTCAAATAAGTGAAGCGCCGATGACGATATATTCCCATTCTTTAGATAATGCCCTGATTTTTAGTGAGAAAGCAGGGATCGATTTCAACCTTTTAGGGGGCAAGTACTATCCTAAGAACCGTTTTTTTGCTAACTTAGATACCCTCAAGCAACTTGACCGGCTTTATTTTGATGTAGCTTTTATCGGTGCTGCGGGTTTAAAGGATGGAAAAATTTCCTATGACGACCAGGCCGACTCCCAGCTTAAGGAAGTGGTAATCAACAATTCGCACACCATCGTTCTCCTAGCCGAAGCGGAGAAATTCCAACAAAGTGGCCACTACCAAGCGGGGAGCCTGGAAGAAATCGATTATCTCATCACTAGCCAAGCGCCTGAAGTGATTAAAAAGATTGATGGATTGGAAGTAATTGAAACCGACAGAAAGGAAGAAGATCATGACACAAGCTCAGATTAA